In bacterium, a single genomic region encodes these proteins:
- a CDS encoding response regulator, with translation MKKLLIVDDEKNLRLLYKTEFEAEGYQVDTAGDAHEALKMFEHERYDLVVLDIKMPGMDGLEALGKFLGRDNKLPVIINSAYDSYKDNFMSWAADSYVIKSSDLTELKLKIKEALGESLYQF, from the coding sequence GCTGCTCATCGTGGATGACGAGAAAAACCTGAGACTGCTGTACAAGACCGAGTTCGAGGCCGAGGGCTATCAGGTGGACACGGCCGGGGACGCTCACGAGGCGCTCAAGATGTTCGAGCACGAGCGCTACGACCTGGTCGTGCTGGACATCAAGATGCCGGGCATGGACGGCCTCGAGGCCCTGGGCAAGTTCCTCGGCCGCGACAACAAGCTCCCGGTGATCATCAACAGCGCCTACGACTCGTACAAGGATAATTTCATGAGCTGGGCCGCCGACAGCTATGTCATCAAGAGCAGCGACCTCACCGAGCTGAAGCTGAAAATAAAGGAAGCCCTGGGCGAAAGCCTCTACCAGTTC